In Anaerobaca lacustris, the following proteins share a genomic window:
- a CDS encoding SNF2-related protein, protein MSTPYHSQYWAHALTLRGSGSDIAALSRSIANARVDLNPHQIDAALFALRSPFTNGAVLADEVGLGKTVEAGIVLSQRWAERRRRILIVVPAMLRKQWQQELSEKFFLPSEVLDSRVFNGLRKNGLANPFDMKDKAVICSYNFAAAKTAEVSKVPWDAVVIDEAHRLRNVYRSRTRLQNNPAARKTMAHRITDSVGKAPKLLLTATPLQNSLLELFSLVSVIDPHVFGDIASFREQFINNPDEVSRNLQLKQRIAPVCTRALRKQVTEYIPFTNRVPITQEFLPTEEEQSLYDEITTYLQREVLYALPASQRQLITMVLRKLLASSTVAIARTLRRLADRLENLRGELDLLDDEDIDGVDELADEYEEDAEADTEGEIDPEKLEDELSDLRRYAELAARIGHNAKGDKLLPALQIAFAKAQELGAARKAVIFTESRETQLYLYDLLNANGYEGRVVTINGSNNQPHHATIYEQWLTKHAGTDRITGSRAIDMKAAIVECFRDEATILVATEAAAEGVNLQFCSLVANFDLPWNPQRIEQRIGRCHRYGQKHDVVVVNFLNLRNEADKRVYELLSQKFKLFDGVFGASDEVLGALESGVDIERRIAEVYQTCRTNAEIQAAFDALQAELDAKIQARLAATRQALMENFDEDVRARLKVSREKTVECLSQRERWLLDLTRVELDGQAQFDPQLPRFLYSGADARQGWYNLDWKAAETSDEHFYRLDHPLALRLIERAICRKLPVAEVAFDYTNHPSKISVIEPLVGQSGWLEVSKLTVAAVEVDEFLVFAAITDHKQVLDEEICRKLLSLPATIGPEITEVPDLADRRKAEVAARLGEIDTRNAQLFDEEVLKLDRWSEDLKLSLEHEIKELDKQIRELRRTSALAQSLQEKLDYQKQLRDLERRRNSKRRELFDAQDAIDQQREELIGKIERQLKHTSTVQTLFTIQWTIV, encoded by the coding sequence ATGAGCACGCCATACCACAGTCAGTACTGGGCGCATGCTCTGACCCTTCGTGGGTCCGGGAGCGACATTGCTGCGCTGTCGCGGTCCATCGCCAACGCACGGGTCGACCTCAATCCTCACCAGATAGATGCCGCCCTCTTCGCCCTTCGCTCGCCATTCACAAACGGTGCCGTCCTGGCTGATGAGGTCGGATTGGGAAAAACCGTCGAAGCCGGAATCGTGCTGTCCCAGCGATGGGCGGAACGTCGTCGGCGCATCCTCATCGTTGTGCCTGCCATGCTGCGGAAGCAGTGGCAGCAGGAGTTGAGTGAGAAATTCTTCCTGCCATCAGAGGTCCTGGATTCACGAGTCTTCAACGGGCTGAGGAAGAATGGGCTAGCGAACCCATTTGACATGAAAGACAAGGCGGTCATTTGCTCATACAATTTCGCGGCTGCCAAGACGGCGGAGGTTTCAAAGGTTCCGTGGGATGCGGTTGTCATCGACGAAGCGCATCGGCTCCGTAACGTGTATCGTTCTCGCACGCGGCTTCAGAATAACCCCGCTGCCCGTAAGACCATGGCCCATCGCATCACCGACTCTGTCGGGAAGGCCCCGAAGCTTCTGCTCACAGCCACGCCCTTGCAGAACTCGCTGCTTGAATTGTTCAGCCTGGTTAGCGTGATCGATCCTCACGTATTCGGCGACATCGCATCGTTCCGTGAGCAATTCATCAACAATCCCGATGAAGTCAGTCGGAACTTGCAGCTGAAGCAGCGAATCGCTCCTGTCTGCACGCGAGCGTTACGCAAACAGGTGACCGAGTATATTCCCTTCACGAATCGTGTTCCCATCACTCAGGAATTCCTGCCCACCGAGGAGGAGCAGTCCCTGTATGACGAGATTACGACATACCTTCAGCGTGAGGTCCTCTACGCCCTCCCGGCGAGCCAGCGGCAGCTCATTACGATGGTGCTGCGCAAGCTGCTGGCTTCATCTACGGTCGCCATCGCCCGCACGCTTCGACGCCTGGCAGACAGGCTGGAGAACCTGCGTGGCGAACTGGACCTCCTGGACGATGAAGACATCGATGGCGTCGACGAACTGGCGGATGAGTACGAGGAGGACGCCGAAGCGGACACCGAAGGTGAAATTGATCCGGAGAAGCTGGAGGACGAACTCTCGGACCTGCGTCGCTACGCCGAACTTGCCGCTCGGATTGGTCACAACGCCAAGGGCGACAAGCTCTTGCCAGCGCTTCAGATTGCCTTTGCCAAGGCCCAGGAACTCGGTGCGGCACGCAAGGCGGTCATCTTCACCGAGTCCCGCGAAACGCAGCTTTACCTCTACGACTTGCTGAATGCCAACGGATATGAAGGCCGGGTCGTCACGATCAACGGATCGAATAACCAACCGCACCACGCCACTATCTATGAGCAATGGCTGACCAAGCACGCGGGGACGGACCGCATCACTGGATCGCGCGCGATCGACATGAAGGCGGCCATCGTCGAGTGCTTCCGCGACGAGGCTACCATCCTCGTGGCCACCGAAGCCGCTGCCGAGGGCGTCAACCTTCAGTTCTGCTCTCTGGTGGCCAATTTCGACCTGCCGTGGAACCCTCAGCGCATCGAACAGCGCATCGGCCGATGCCATCGTTACGGCCAGAAGCACGATGTCGTCGTGGTGAACTTCCTGAATCTTCGCAACGAGGCCGACAAACGGGTCTATGAATTGCTGAGCCAAAAGTTCAAGCTCTTCGACGGTGTCTTCGGCGCATCTGATGAGGTTCTTGGGGCTCTGGAATCCGGCGTGGACATTGAGCGGCGTATCGCCGAGGTCTATCAGACCTGTCGCACTAATGCCGAGATCCAGGCGGCATTCGACGCCCTCCAGGCGGAACTGGACGCCAAAATCCAGGCACGCCTGGCTGCGACTCGTCAGGCCCTCATGGAGAACTTCGATGAAGACGTGCGTGCCCGGCTCAAAGTCAGCCGTGAGAAGACCGTCGAGTGTCTTTCCCAACGAGAACGATGGCTGCTCGATTTGACGCGGGTCGAACTCGACGGTCAGGCCCAGTTCGACCCACAGTTGCCGCGTTTCCTCTACAGCGGCGCAGACGCTCGCCAAGGCTGGTACAACCTCGACTGGAAGGCCGCCGAGACCTCCGACGAGCATTTCTACCGCCTGGACCATCCCCTGGCCCTGCGCCTCATCGAGCGTGCCATTTGCCGCAAGCTGCCTGTCGCCGAGGTCGCGTTCGACTACACGAATCATCCCTCAAAGATCAGTGTGATCGAGCCTCTGGTCGGCCAGTCGGGCTGGTTGGAAGTATCCAAGCTCACCGTAGCTGCCGTGGAGGTCGACGAGTTCCTCGTCTTTGCCGCCATAACCGACCACAAGCAGGTTCTCGACGAGGAAATCTGCCGCAAGCTCCTTTCCCTCCCGGCAACGATCGGCCCCGAGATCACCGAAGTGCCCGACCTGGCTGACCGGCGAAAGGCCGAGGTCGCAGCCCGCCTTGGTGAAATCGACACCCGCAATGCCCAACTCTTCGATGAGGAAGTCCTCAAACTCGACCGTTGGAGCGAAGACCTCAAACTGTCGCTTGAACACGAGATTAAGGAACTCGACAAGCAGAT